In Astatotilapia calliptera chromosome 23, fAstCal1.2, whole genome shotgun sequence, a genomic segment contains:
- the coa7 gene encoding cytochrome c oxidase assembly factor 7, with the protein MAGLINFEDEKEVKQFLDNLGVEYSFQCYNEKDPEGCQRLADYLEGVKKNYDSAAQVLKHNCETHGHGESCYKLGAYHVTGKGGVTQCLKAAYSCFLHSCNSGGKKSVDACHNVGLLAHDGQAMEGGPDLKAARQYYEKACAGGFAPSCFNLSALFIEGNSKGLASDMALALKYANRACELGHVWGCANASRMYRLGDGTEKDEKKAEELKNRARELHGIEKERQLKFGE; encoded by the exons ATGGCTGGACTTATAAATTTTGAAGACGAGAAGGAAGTGAAGCAGTTTTTGGATAATTTAGGCGTGGAGTACAGCTTTCAGTGCTACAATGAGAAAGATCCTGAAG GGTGCCAAAGGCTCGCTGACTACTTGGAAGGGGTCAAGAAGAACTACGATTCTGCAGCACAAGTGCTCAAACATAACTGTGAGACGCATGGGCATGGAGAGAGCTGCTATAAACTCGGTGCTTACCACGTCACCGGCAAAG GTGGAGTCACCCAGTGTCTAAAAGCAGCCTACTCTTGTTTTCTGCACTCCTGCAATTCTGGAGGAAAGAAGTCTGTAGACGCTTGCCATAATGTTGGTCTTTTAGCCCATGACGGACAAGCTATGGAAGGAGGACCTGACCTGAAAGCAGCTCGGCAGTACTATGAGAAGGCCTGCGCAGGTGGATTCGCTCCTTCCTGCTTTAACCTCAGCGCTTTGTTCATTGAGGGCAATTCCAAAGGGCTGGCATCAGATATGGCTCTCGCTCTAAAATACGCTAACAGGGCTTGTGAGCTGGGACACGTGTGGGGCTGTGCCAATGCAAGTCGCATGTACAGACTTGGGGATGGTACAGAAAAGGATGAAAAGAAAGCAGAGGAGCTGAAAAATCGAGCGAGGGAGCTGCATGGTATAGAAAAGGAAAGGCAGCTTAAGTTTGGGGAGTAG